In a genomic window of Magnolia sinica isolate HGM2019 chromosome 14, MsV1, whole genome shotgun sequence:
- the LOC131224905 gene encoding uncharacterized protein LOC131224905 yields the protein MMCRGFSITLSGSARSWYRQLKPNSVGSFAELSRLFLTQFISGKKSLKLNTHLFTIKQGPKESLKDFMARFNEEALQVEDYDNKMALFAVFSGLKVGKFTFSIGKNPSKMLAELVTRAQKYTNAEEFSNSHKNVQVAELTTKGKRLRNEEPQSSSKKSDDRAPRDHRLSRKPEGKFRSYTPFNTSTKQILLDIRG from the coding sequence ATGATGTGTAGGGGATTTTCAATCACCCTCAGTGGAtccgctcggagttggtaccGGCAACTCAAACCCAATTCCGTTGGTTCTTTCGCAGAACTCAGCagattattccttacccaattcataagtggtaagaagagtcTAAAGCTGAATACTCATCTGTTCACCATCAAGCAAGGGCCTAAAGAATCGTTGAAAGACTTCATGGCCCGTTTCAATGAGGAAGCATTGCAAGTGGAGGACTATGACAACAAAATGGCGCTCTTTGCCGTGTTCAGCGGTTTGAAAGTGGGGAAGTTTACCTTCTCCATTGGAAAGAATCCGTCGAAGATGTTAGCTGAGCTCGTCACCAGAGCTCAGAAATACACTAACGCCGAGGAATTCTCTAACTCTCACAAAAATGTTCAAGTAGCAGAGCTGACTACCAAGGGGAAGAGGCTGAGGAACGAAGAACCCCAGTCATCTAGTAAAAAATCAGACGACCGCGCTCCTCGTGATCATCGCCTGAGTAGAAAACCTGAGGGCAAGTTTCGTTCTTACACTCCCTTCAACACATCTACAAAACAAATACTGCTGGACATCAGAGGCTAG